The Salmonella enterica subsp. houtenae serovar Houten genome has a segment encoding these proteins:
- a CDS encoding Alginate lyase: protein MKCKMYYLAFIASGILYTQHYALAAQQDACLTYDCEQMLSIKQRIRRHDAQYAPAWQALLLQADAALDHAVYSVADKTLTPVSGNKHDYYSFGPYWWPNPGSKDGMPYIRKDGQINPDAKTNGTDSKRMVQFSNDVRALALAWFYSGEDKYAKKAQQLLQAWFLDSKTRMNPNLNYAQAIPGKVDGRGIGIIDTRVLIDVADSIVLLENSGHIPSQALTGYKKWYADYTQWLLTSHNGFEEANWYNNHGAWYDAQVTAFSLFTGQQQQASRQVEIFKLRHLISQVNAAGEITSETERTRSFHYTNFALSAYAHMGRYGEKVQNDVWGFELDNRTMKKAFALVREQTGKPQTAWAHEDIRYTPSEATGPLLAAARAYQDADFINSAARLAKENSTDINILIPGSVLVK, encoded by the coding sequence ATGAAATGTAAAATGTATTATCTGGCATTCATTGCCAGCGGGATCCTTTACACGCAACACTACGCTCTTGCTGCTCAACAGGACGCTTGTCTGACCTATGACTGTGAACAAATGTTGAGCATCAAGCAACGTATTCGTCGTCACGACGCCCAATACGCTCCCGCCTGGCAAGCGCTATTGCTGCAGGCTGACGCGGCGCTTGACCATGCTGTTTATTCGGTCGCGGATAAAACCCTGACGCCGGTTTCTGGAAATAAGCATGACTACTACAGCTTTGGCCCCTACTGGTGGCCAAATCCTGGCAGTAAAGACGGTATGCCCTATATCCGTAAAGACGGACAAATAAATCCAGACGCTAAAACGAACGGTACCGACAGTAAGCGCATGGTGCAATTTTCTAATGATGTTCGGGCGCTGGCGCTGGCCTGGTTTTACAGTGGCGAGGATAAATACGCGAAGAAAGCGCAGCAATTGCTACAGGCCTGGTTTCTCGACAGTAAAACCCGGATGAACCCTAACCTAAACTATGCACAGGCGATCCCCGGAAAAGTCGACGGACGCGGAATTGGTATTATTGATACCCGCGTCTTGATTGATGTGGCGGATAGCATTGTTTTACTGGAAAACTCGGGCCACATCCCTTCGCAAGCGCTGACGGGCTATAAAAAGTGGTACGCCGACTACACGCAATGGCTATTAACGAGTCACAACGGGTTTGAAGAGGCGAACTGGTATAATAATCACGGCGCATGGTATGACGCGCAGGTGACGGCATTTTCCCTGTTTACCGGTCAGCAGCAACAGGCGTCGCGTCAGGTGGAGATTTTCAAATTGCGCCATCTGATTTCTCAGGTAAACGCTGCCGGTGAGATCACATCAGAAACAGAGCGCACACGCTCCTTCCATTACACCAATTTTGCCCTCTCGGCTTATGCACATATGGGTCGCTATGGTGAAAAAGTACAAAATGATGTCTGGGGTTTCGAACTGGATAACCGCACAATGAAAAAAGCGTTTGCTCTGGTCAGAGAACAAACGGGAAAACCGCAGACAGCCTGGGCGCATGAAGATATCCGCTATACCCCTTCTGAAGCAACAGGACCGTTGTTAGCGGCCGCAAGAGCGTATCAGGATGCGGATTTCATCAACAGCGCAGCACGCCTCGCAAAAGAAAATAGTACAGATATCAATATTCTGATCCCAGGATCGGTGCTAGTGAAATAA
- the nanC_1 gene encoding membrane permease, which yields MNKTALLLAVCCCPIVGHAMTFDMRGGYKEASHNYESRFKMSQSFKSGYWLSMETDNKQGDDNFDQSTVSYNEIEGNYKYTLNPKITIQPGMIYHWSTDGAQIRPYVKFIWGMTDSIYSGIRFRYDWNQYDSTDLSGNQDKGSVERLDLYLGWQNQYWSIQDNPVFYRYVNDFHYNNGKKSAYENDLVIKYKLNKTWQPYVEWDYMEQQGKYNGESGLTENRFRVGLTINFE from the coding sequence ATGAACAAAACAGCTTTATTACTGGCGGTTTGCTGTTGTCCTATAGTCGGTCATGCTATGACTTTTGATATGCGTGGTGGCTATAAAGAGGCCAGCCATAATTATGAATCTCGCTTTAAAATGAGCCAAAGTTTTAAATCTGGGTACTGGTTAAGCATGGAGACAGATAATAAACAAGGCGACGATAACTTTGATCAGTCCACGGTCAGTTACAATGAAATTGAAGGTAACTATAAATATACCTTAAACCCTAAGATTACTATACAGCCAGGAATGATTTATCACTGGAGTACTGATGGCGCACAAATACGCCCCTACGTCAAATTTATCTGGGGTATGACCGATTCAATCTATTCCGGAATTCGTTTCCGTTATGACTGGAACCAATATGACTCTACAGATCTTTCTGGTAATCAGGATAAAGGAAGCGTCGAACGACTGGATTTGTATTTAGGCTGGCAGAATCAATACTGGAGTATTCAGGATAATCCGGTGTTCTATCGTTACGTGAATGATTTCCATTATAACAATGGGAAGAAAAGCGCGTATGAAAATGATCTGGTCATTAAATATAAACTGAATAAAACCTGGCAACCTTATGTCGAGTGGGATTATATGGAACAGCAAGGTAAATATAACGGTGAATCAGGGCTAACAGAAAACCGCTTTCGCGTCGGGTTAACCATTAACTTCGAATAA
- the exuT_1 gene encoding hexuronate transporter, whose protein sequence is MKIKNLRWYIVVLVMLGTITNYLARSTLGVAAPEMMRTLGLSSEQYSWIVSVFPFTYAIGGIACGFIIDRFGLRLSFALLAALWSIFNMLTGLCNTWLPMAWLRGGLGLTEAAFNPAGMKVTAEWFPAKERGLACGIYSLGTSVGAMLAPPLVVWAIINYNWEMSFVVTGGIGFVWAVIWYIFYRSPEQHPALIKAEYDAVQADQIEVVKEKATLRSIITNRNLWAISLPRFMADPAWGTLHYWMPLYLVTVRHMDMAHIAMFAWLPFLTADFGCIFAGYISRLLVNRGICVLNAKRITFTFASILMLSMAGVGFVTNVYVALTLFCVAGFAHQCLSITVISMSSDLFPKQEVGTATGFAAFTGSMGNFLFGLFLGAMVTVIGYNAFFIGLGIFDLIGALFLWVLIKTPKKIIQPIAA, encoded by the coding sequence ATGAAAATTAAGAATCTACGATGGTACATCGTCGTCCTTGTGATGTTGGGCACCATAACCAACTATCTGGCAAGAAGTACTCTTGGCGTTGCTGCGCCTGAGATGATGAGAACATTGGGGCTATCGAGCGAGCAGTACTCCTGGATCGTTTCCGTCTTTCCCTTTACCTATGCAATCGGTGGTATTGCATGCGGCTTCATTATTGACAGGTTTGGCCTACGATTAAGTTTTGCTCTTCTTGCGGCGCTATGGTCTATTTTCAATATGCTGACAGGATTATGCAATACGTGGTTGCCAATGGCGTGGCTACGCGGCGGTTTAGGATTAACCGAAGCTGCCTTTAACCCTGCGGGCATGAAAGTCACAGCGGAGTGGTTCCCGGCAAAAGAACGGGGATTGGCATGCGGTATTTATAGTTTGGGAACCTCCGTCGGCGCAATGTTAGCGCCGCCGCTAGTGGTGTGGGCAATCATTAATTACAACTGGGAAATGTCGTTTGTCGTAACTGGAGGAATAGGTTTTGTATGGGCAGTAATATGGTACATTTTTTACCGTTCTCCGGAGCAACACCCTGCGCTCATAAAGGCAGAATATGACGCCGTGCAGGCTGATCAGATTGAGGTAGTAAAAGAAAAAGCTACGCTTCGCTCTATCATTACTAACCGTAACTTATGGGCTATTTCGTTACCGCGTTTTATGGCTGATCCAGCCTGGGGAACGTTGCATTACTGGATGCCGCTCTATCTTGTCACCGTTCGCCATATGGATATGGCGCATATCGCCATGTTCGCCTGGTTGCCTTTCCTGACGGCGGACTTCGGCTGCATTTTTGCCGGTTACATTTCTCGCCTGCTGGTTAACCGTGGTATTTGCGTGCTAAATGCTAAGCGCATCACATTTACATTTGCCTCTATCCTGATGTTATCAATGGCAGGCGTTGGCTTCGTCACCAATGTTTATGTCGCACTTACGCTGTTCTGTGTTGCCGGTTTCGCTCATCAGTGTCTGTCCATTACCGTCATCAGTATGTCTTCAGACCTGTTCCCTAAACAAGAAGTGGGAACAGCAACAGGGTTTGCCGCATTTACCGGAAGCATGGGAAATTTCCTGTTTGGTCTTTTTCTGGGGGCTATGGTGACCGTAATTGGTTATAACGCTTTTTTTATAGGGTTAGGAATATTCGACTTAATCGGCGCACTCTTTCTGTGGGTTCTTATAAAAACGCCTAAAAAAATCATCCAGCCTATCGCTGCATAA